GGCTTCTGGGACTACGGCCCCCTGGGAGTGGAGCTGAAGAACAACATCAAGCGTGCCTGGTGGAAGGCGGTGGTCCAGGAGCGTCCCGACGTGGTGGGACTGGACGCCGCCATCGTCATGAACCCCAAGGTCTGGATCGCCAGCGGCCACGTGGAGACCTTCGCCGACCCGATGGTGGACTGCAAGTCGTGCAAGCGCCGCTTCCGGGCCGACGAGCTGGCCAGGGAGCACCCGGAGCCGGAAGCCGCCCACGGCCACGCACCCTCCGCCTACCCCATCCGCTGCCCGGAGTGCGGCGGCGAGCTGACCACCCCGCGCATGTTCAACCTGATGTTCCGAACCTACGTGGGGCCTATCGACGTGGAGGCCGAGTTCACCCGCGCCATCGCCGAGCTCCAGGGGGAGGACTGGGAGCGGGCCTCGGCCCGCATCCGCGACCTGAAGGAGGAGCTGGACCGCGCCACCGCCTACCTGCGCCCCGAAACGGCCCAGGGCATCTTCGTCAACTTCGACAACGTCCTCACCACGGCCCGCAAGAAGCTGCCCTTCGGCATCGCCCAGATCGGCAAGGCCTTCCGCAACGAGGTGACCCCGGGCAACTTCATCTTTCGCGACCGCGAGTTCGAGCAGATGGAGATCGAGTTCTTCTGCCGGCCCGGCACCGACGAGGAGTGGCACAAACACTGGGTGGAGGAGCGCTACAACTGGTACCGGCGCTACGGCATCCGCGAGGAAAACCTGCGGGTGCGCCGCCTGGACCCCGACGAGCTGGCCCACTACGCCAAGGACACCTACGAGATCGAATACCTCTTCCCCATGGGGTGGTCGGAGCTGGAAGGCATCGCCAACCGCACCGACTTCGACCTGAAGCGCCATTCGGAGTTTTCGGGCCGGCAGCTGACTTACTTCGATGACGAGACGGGGGAGCACATCGTCCCCTTCGTCATAGAGCCCTCGGCCGGAGTGGACCGCTGCTTCATGGCCTTCATGATGGACGCCTACGACGAAGAGGAGGTGCGGGGGGAGACTCGGGCGGTGCTGCGACTGCATCCGGCCCTGGCCCCCATCAAGGTGGCAGTGCTGCCCCTCTCGCGCCACGAAGACCTGGTGCCGGTGGCCAGGCGAGTGTGGGACCTGCTGCGCCCTCACTTCATGACCCAGTACGACGACGCCCAGAGCATAGGCCGGCGCTACCGTCGCCAGGACGAGATCGGCACCCCGTGCTGCGTGACCATCGACTTCGAGACCCTGCAGGACGAGGCGGTGACCATCCGCGACCGGGACAGCATGGCCCAGGTGCGGGTGCCCATCGCTAACCTCGTCCAGGCGCTCAAGGAGAAGCTGGGGGAGCTGTGAACATCGTGGCCAGGGTGCTGGCCTCATACCGTCGGCCCGACGGACGGCTGCTGGAAGCGGTCCAGGGGGACATCACCGAGGAAGAGACGGACGTCATCGTCAACGCCGCCAACGAGCGGCTGGCCCACGGCGGCGGCGTGGCGGGAGCCATCGTCCGCAGGGGCGGCCGCGAGATCCAGGAGGAGAGCGACCGCTGGGTGCGCGAGCGCGGCCCGGTGCCCACCGGCAGTGCCGCCATCACCGGCGCCGGGCGGCTCAAGGCCCGCTACGTCGTCCATGCCGTGGGGCCACGCCGGGGCATGGGAAACGAGGAGAAGCTGCTGGCGAAGGCCGTCAGCAGCGCCCTGCAACGGGCCGACGAGGTGGGCGCCAGGAGCGTCGCGCTGCCAGCCATCTCCACCGGCATCTTCGGCTTCCCCAAGGAGTCGGGAGTGCGGGTCATCGTGACGGCCGTCCAGGAATACCTGGACTCCCACCCCGAGTCGTCCATCGAGCGAGTGCGCCTGTGCGACCGCGACGCCGGGACGGCCTCCCTCTTTGCCGAGACATTGAAGGCCCTGGCCGCCCACGGGATGTGA
The genomic region above belongs to Dehalococcoidia bacterium and contains:
- a CDS encoding glycine--tRNA ligase codes for the protein MAPKLSMDKFVSLCKRRGFVFQGSEIYGGIGGFWDYGPLGVELKNNIKRAWWKAVVQERPDVVGLDAAIVMNPKVWIASGHVETFADPMVDCKSCKRRFRADELAREHPEPEAAHGHAPSAYPIRCPECGGELTTPRMFNLMFRTYVGPIDVEAEFTRAIAELQGEDWERASARIRDLKEELDRATAYLRPETAQGIFVNFDNVLTTARKKLPFGIAQIGKAFRNEVTPGNFIFRDREFEQMEIEFFCRPGTDEEWHKHWVEERYNWYRRYGIREENLRVRRLDPDELAHYAKDTYEIEYLFPMGWSELEGIANRTDFDLKRHSEFSGRQLTYFDDETGEHIVPFVIEPSAGVDRCFMAFMMDAYDEEEVRGETRAVLRLHPALAPIKVAVLPLSRHEDLVPVARRVWDLLRPHFMTQYDDAQSIGRRYRRQDEIGTPCCVTIDFETLQDEAVTIRDRDSMAQVRVPIANLVQALKEKLGEL
- a CDS encoding macro domain-containing protein, giving the protein MNIVARVLASYRRPDGRLLEAVQGDITEEETDVIVNAANERLAHGGGVAGAIVRRGGREIQEESDRWVRERGPVPTGSAAITGAGRLKARYVVHAVGPRRGMGNEEKLLAKAVSSALQRADEVGARSVALPAISTGIFGFPKESGVRVIVTAVQEYLDSHPESSIERVRLCDRDAGTASLFAETLKALAAHGM